A section of the Arcobacter roscoffensis genome encodes:
- a CDS encoding Fe(3+) ABC transporter substrate-binding protein, which translates to MLKKLALTAVVLGSSLLASSEVNVYSHRHYDTDKQLFKMFEDKTGIKVNVVKAKASALIKRMESEGAKSPADVLITVDAGRLYQAKQKDLLQSIKSNYLTTNIPEKLRDTDNKWFALTKRSRVAVYRIGSDVENQLKTYEDLADPKFKGQIMVRSSNNIYNQSLMAAMIAHHGEEKALDWAKGVVANMAKAPKGNDRYQVKAVANGIGSIAIANTYYIGKMVDNKDASQRESVKKVKIFFPEFKNGGTHINVSGAGVAKYSPNKENAIKFIEFMASKEAQELFAKGNYEYPVLAGVKSSDLVSSWGQFKDDTISINTLGENNAAAIKVFDKAGWK; encoded by the coding sequence AAACGTATACTCACACAGACATTATGATACAGACAAACAATTATTTAAAATGTTTGAAGATAAAACTGGAATTAAAGTAAATGTAGTAAAAGCAAAAGCTTCAGCTTTAATCAAAAGAATGGAAAGTGAAGGTGCTAAATCACCTGCTGATGTATTAATTACTGTTGATGCTGGAAGACTATATCAAGCAAAACAAAAAGATTTATTACAATCAATTAAGTCAAATTATTTAACAACAAACATCCCTGAAAAATTAAGAGATACAGACAATAAATGGTTTGCATTAACAAAAAGATCAAGAGTTGCAGTATATAGAATTGGTTCAGATGTAGAAAATCAATTAAAAACTTATGAAGACTTAGCAGATCCTAAATTTAAGGGTCAAATTATGGTTAGATCTTCAAATAATATCTACAACCAGTCTTTAATGGCGGCAATGATTGCACATCATGGAGAAGAAAAAGCTTTAGATTGGGCAAAAGGTGTAGTTGCAAATATGGCAAAAGCTCCAAAAGGTAATGATAGATACCAAGTTAAAGCTGTAGCAAATGGTATTGGTTCAATTGCAATTGCAAATACTTATTACATTGGTAAAATGGTAGATAATAAAGATGCTTCTCAAAGAGAATCAGTAAAGAAAGTTAAAATTTTCTTCCCAGAATTTAAAAATGGTGGAACGCATATAAATGTATCTGGTGCAGGAGTGGCTAAATATTCTCCAAATAAAGAAAATGCAATTAAATTTATTGAATTTATGGCATCAAAAGAAGCTCAAGAATTATTTGCAAAAGGAAACTACGAGTACCCTGTATTAGCAGGTGTAAAAAGTTCTGATTTAGTTTCATCTTGGGGTCAGTTTAAAGATGATACAATCTCGATTAACACTTTAGGTGAAAATAACGCAGCTGCTATCAAAGTATTTGATAAAGCAGGATGGAAGTAA